The genomic stretch CCTAGCTGTTCTTCGACCTTATCCGAAAAATGCGTTTGTAAGCTTCCCCGACAATTCGCAGATCGCCCCGGAAACGGTCCCTTTTGGGCTGCTGCCGACGCCACCAACGATCTAAAGTCACACGAGTAATGACCTATGCGCAAAGAAGAAGATAAGCCCATCTCACTCCACCCGCTTACGTTCGAGCAAGCGCTAACGCGACTAGTCCGCACACCACCGATCAATCCAGCGAAGCGGAAAAAAGCGACCAAACGCATCAAGAAAGACACAATGCACACTCCTAAATAATGTGACGGTTGCTTAGGGTGAAATTCTTCACTTTGGCAGCTATTATGGTCGTGGTGTCAAGTCTGTAATAATTCCTTTTTTGGTCGAGACCACTTTCGGGACACTCGCGCCTTTCGCCGCCCAAACGCTTGACTTGACCGAATGGCGTCGTCAAGGTTCAAGGCTTGATGATCTGGCTACGACGATCGATTGTGTTGGCGCCTGTGCTCGCTTTTCTCGCGGCGGCGCTTCTATTGAGCTGCGGCGGCGGTAGTACAACCACCACGACCAGCCAGGGTCTGCCGTTTGCCCTGTTTAGCCTGGCGATCTGTCCCGGGATAGGCCCGACGATCACGCCGACGCCCGTTCCAACCAACACCAAGAGGCCGAAAAAGACGCCCACTCCGATGTGTAGTCCAGTGCCAACAGTCTTTGTCTCGCCTACGGCGGTTCCGGTTAATGGCTTCCAATTTAATCTGCAGGGCGCGGTCAGTCAAAATTCCCTCGGTAAGGGCAAGAAACTGTTCCACGATTTCACGAATGACACCCAGGTCGTGTGGGGCTTTCCGCCGGGAGTTGAGTTACAGCCGGATGGCCTCTTCATCGGTCTGCAGCAAGGCTGCTACTGCGTTAATGCGTCGATCGGCTCAGTTAGCAGTTTGACCATCGGGCTATGGGTGCAGTGCCCCCAGAGCGATCCCACATGCGCGAGCTCCACGCCGGTCGATTGCTCGACTGCGACACCCTGTCCGCAACTGCCGACTTCGACGCCGACGCCCAAGTGAGCGGCGTGACGCGGCTGTCGGAAACCGCTGAGTCGTGAGGCGGTTGTGCATAAATGCTCGCTGCGCGGCGCGAGCGGTTTGACAGGCTTCCTAGGTAAAAATTATTCTCTGAGGCAGGTACGCATCCAGATGGAAAAACAGGCTCGGCGAGAGCAGGTGCTGCGTCACGCCAAGCGGATATTTGCCCGCAAGGGCTATCATCGCACCAATATCTCGGAGATTATCGCCCGCGCGCGCATCGCTCGCGGCACCTTCTATCTCTATTTCGACAACAAGCGCGACCTTTTCGAGGAGCTGCTCGGGCAGGTCCTCGGCGAGTTGCGCCTGCGGATCCAGCGTTTGCGTTTGGGACCGGGTGAGCCCGATCCGATCGAACAGCTCCGCGCCAATCTCCGGCGAGTCCTCGGGCTGGTGCTCGCCGAACGCGAGCTGACCGATATTCTGCTCAATCACGCGATGGGCTTTGACCGCGATCTCGATCTGCGGATTATCGATTTCTACGAACGCGTCATCGACCAGATTCAGCGCTCGCTCGACCTTGGAATCGAGATGAACCTGGTGCGGCGATGCGATACGCGGGTCGCCGCCTTTTGCATCCTGGGCGGAATCAAAGAGGTCGTGGCGCAGGCGTCGCGTGCGCGGCGGCGCGATATCGGGCCGCTGGCAGAAGAGATTCTCGACTTCGGCATCCGCGGCGTCGGGCGTCCCGAACTGCTTGGCTTCGCCGCCGACGAGGCTTCTTTCGGGCGCGGACTAGACTGACATGTCAGTACAACGATCGATTCGGGCAAAAAACGGGCGCGCGGCGGCCAAGCGGGTCGCCTTCTACGACCTCGACGGCACGCTCGCCAGCCTCAACCTCATGCACCTGACGCTCTACTTTTTCGCTAACCTGGGTGAGTGGACGGGGCGGGCGGGCTATCTGCTAAATTTCGCGGGCCGCGTTCCTGCCCTTTATTTTGCCGAAAAGCGCGATCGCCATCTCCTCAATGTGGTGCTGTTCGAGCTCTTCAAGGGCGTCTCGCGGGACCGCCTTGAGGAACTCGGTGACGAGTATTGCGCGAACATCCTGATGAAGAACCTCTATCCCGAGGCCCGCGCGATGATCGAGGCGAACCGCGCGGAGGGCATTGCGCCGGTGCTCGTGACCGGCTCGCCGGACTTCGTCGCCGCACCGCTGGCCCGCCGGCTTGACATCCCTCACATCGCCGCCAACCGCCTCGCCTACAATCGCGGCCTCGCCACCGGCCGCCTGCGTGCGCCGGTCATGGCCGGAGACGAAAAAGCGGCCTGGTCCGTGCAATACGCCGCCGCGAATCAGCTCGACCTCGCCAACTGCTGGGGC from Candidatus Binataceae bacterium encodes the following:
- a CDS encoding helix-turn-helix domain-containing protein; this translates as MEKQARREQVLRHAKRIFARKGYHRTNISEIIARARIARGTFYLYFDNKRDLFEELLGQVLGELRLRIQRLRLGPGEPDPIEQLRANLRRVLGLVLAERELTDILLNHAMGFDRDLDLRIIDFYERVIDQIQRSLDLGIEMNLVRRCDTRVAAFCILGGIKEVVAQASRARRRDIGPLAEEILDFGIRGVGRPELLGFAADEASFGRGLD
- a CDS encoding HAD family phosphatase encodes the protein MSVQRSIRAKNGRAAAKRVAFYDLDGTLASLNLMHLTLYFFANLGEWTGRAGYLLNFAGRVPALYFAEKRDRHLLNVVLFELFKGVSRDRLEELGDEYCANILMKNLYPEARAMIEANRAEGIAPVLVTGSPDFVAAPLARRLDIPHIAANRLAYNRGLATGRLRAPVMAGDEKAAWSVQYAAANQLDLANCWGYADSYYDLPFLAAMGHPVAVNPDHRLAATAHSRQWPVVRFGHKSERATLVQELRARTENWIWRRLDGAA